DNA sequence from the Prolixibacter sp. SD074 genome:
ACTGCCAATACTGGTTCCGGCCACACAATCGATGGGAATGCCAGCCTCTTCCAGGACTTTTATCACCCCGACATGAGCAAAGCCTTTAGCTCCGCCCCCACTCAACACCAATCCAATCTTGGGGCGATGTGTTTCCTCTTGGGCGCAAAGCGAATGCCCGATGAAAATTAAAAGGATAAAAAGTAAGATTTGTCTTTTTTTCATGCTCAGTTTAGTCTGCCGGAGAAATTTCTTCCCCCGGATAAAGTATCTTTTAAATTAGGGATTGACAAAGTTTTTGAAAGGTTTAAGATAATTCTTTTCATGACTTGTTTTATTACTTTTACAGATGATTATTGTTATCAAAATGTAAAATAGTTTTGACCGGAATGGATGATCGCAACCAATCTGTTTGATTCAATTCGACCTAATCCATTCACTGATTGGCTGGTTATGTGGAAAGAAGCACTAATTGTTGGTTTAGGAGGAGGCCTGGGGAGCATAGCCCGCTTTCTTTCGCAAAAGGGCGTTGAGCGATTTATGGACAGCTCTTTTCCAATGGGAACGTTTGTTGTAAATATTGTCGGAAGTCTCATCATCGGAATTGTTTATGAAATGGCCAGCCGGGGCAATTTATTGACCCCTGAAGCCCGTTTGTTCCTGGCGGTGGGATTTTGCGGCGGCTTCACCACGTTTTCATCTTTCGCTTATAATAATCTGACACTAATCAATGAAAGACTGTGGCAGTATCTTTTCCTGAATGTAGGCGGCAGCCTTTTTGCAGGAATATTGGCCGTCTATTTGGGAATCATTGTGGTCAGGGTTATTTTCTAATTGAACAGGCCATTAATTGAACCGAAAAATTTAATCATATGCAACTGCACGGAAAAGCTCTCAATCTCCGCATTCAATGTGGTGAAACCGATAAATACGAAAACCAACCGCTGTACGAAGCCATCGTTTATGCTGCCCGAAAAGAAGGCATGGCCGGTGCTACTGTATTTCGCGGTGTCATGTCATTCGGACCAAGCCACTCTATCCACACCATCAAAATATTCGCACTAGGTGGCGATCTTCCCGTTTTAATTGACATTACCGATACCGAAGAACGGATTAGAAAATTTATCCCAACCGTGGAAGAGTTGATGGAAGAATCAGGAAAAGGCGGGCTCATTACCTCACAGGAGGTGGAAGTACATCGTTACCTTCCAGGGAAAAAGCACCGGAAAGAAGAGTAAGCTGATGGCCGGTTTATATCTATTTTTCTATATAGCGAAATACCCTAATTCTGTCATAACGAATTTTGAAAATGCCAACAAATTAAGGCAATTCCATTCTTTATTAACTTAATCTCAATTTTTATTTACGGTCGATAAAACGTAGGCGTAATTCACAGGGAATGTTTATCTTTGTCAGGATTTATTATGCATAAAAATTATTGCGTTACTGCCTGTCCGGCAGCAACAAAAATGTTGAACATAAAACAGCAAAAACAATGTTGATTTACAAAGTAGTCGGAAGAGAAATTCTGGATTCCCGCGGGAACCCAACAGTTGAAGTAGAAGTTACCCTCGAAAGCGGTGTTGTAGGTCGTGCTGCTGTACCGTCAGGTGCATCGACCGGCGAAAATGAAGCACTCGAACTTCGTGATGGTGACAAAGGCCGTTACCTCGGTAAAGGCGTACTGAAAGCTGTTGATAACGTAAATAACGTGATTGCCGATAATGTAATTGGCATGAGCGCTCTCGATCAGGTTGCCCTTGACAAGAAATTGCTCGATCTCGATGGTACCAAAACCAAATCAAAACTGGGTGCTAACGCCATATTGGGTGTTTCGCTGGCTGTAGCCAAAGCAGCTGCCGCTTACCTCGATATGCCCCTGTATCGCTACATCGGCGGAACCAACGCAAAAACCTTACCGGTACCGATGATGAATATCATCAACGGTGGTTCTCACTCCGATGCTCCAATTGCTTTCCAGGAATTCATGATTCGCCCGGTTGGTGCCCCTTCTTTCCGTGAAGGCCTGCGCATGGGTGCTGAAGTTTTCCACCACCTGAAAAAAGTGCTTAGCAAACGTAACCTCAGCACCGCAGTTGGTGACGAAGGTGGTTTCGCCCCGAAACTCGACGGTACCGAAGATGCACTGAACAGCATCATCGAAGCTATTAAAAACGCCGGTTACAAACCAGGTCGTGTTGAAGAAGGCGGTGATGTATCTATCGCTCTTGACTGTGCTGCTTCCGAATTCTACAATGACGGTGTTTACGATTACGCTAAATTCGAAGGCACTAACGGTGCCAAGCGTAACCGCGAAGAGCAGGTAAATTACCTGGCTGACCTGGTTAATAAATTCCCGATTGATTCAATCGAAGACGGTTGCGACGAAGGCGACTGGGACGGTTGGGTAATGCTGAACAAGAAATTGGGTGACAAATGCCAGTTGGTTGGTGACGACTTGTTTGTGACCAACGTAGAATACCTGCAGAAAGGTATCGAACTGGATGCTGCCAACTCGATCCTGATTAAAGTTAACCAGATTGGTACGCTGACCGAAACCCTCGACGCTATCGAAATGGCCCACCGTGCAGGTTACACCAGTGTGACTTCCCACCGTTCAGGTGAAACCGAAGATGCCACTATTGCTGACATTGCGGTAGCTACCAACAGCGGACAGATTAAAACCGGTTCACTGAGCCGTACCGACCGTATGGCTAAATACAACCAGCTCCTTCGCATCGAAGAAGAACTGGGTAAATCAGCTATCTACGGCTACAAAAAAGTGAAAAAAGCATAATTTACAACAGGGACATTATCATACACGAACCTCGCCTGAAAAGGTGGGGTTTTTTATTGACTGAAATAGGAATTTGACCAATTTTACTGTTATAAATCCTGATATTTATTCACCATAGTAAAACAGAAAGACCATGAATATTCAAAAGTTATTTATCTCCAGGGGAAAGAGGTATACGGCATTTATTCTCTTACTAACCATTTTGTTAACGGGTTGTAAAACCATGAACAACGCAGGAAAAGGGGCCATTATCGGGACCGGTGCGGGCGCTGCTTTAGGCGCCGGGATTGGGAAACTGGCCGGTAATACAGCCATTGGGGCCATTATTGGTGCCGGCGTTGGCGGAGCAACCGGCGCTGTTATCGGGAATTACATGGACAAGCAGGCTGCTGAAATGCAGAAAGACCTGGAAGGCGCCAAAGTAGAGCGGGTCGGCGAAGGAATCAAAATCACCTTCGATTCCGGTATTCTTTTCGCGCTCAACTCCAGTGCGCTGAGCCAGCAGTCGAAAGACCAGCTTGACAAACTCTCGCAGATTCTGAATAAGTACAGCGACACCAATATCCTGGTGGAAGGTCATACCGACAACACCGGTACGGCAGAGTACAACATGAAATTGTCGGAGCGCCGTGCACAAAGTGTTGCATCGTACCTGGAAGGGCACAACGTGGCCTACACACGAATTACCACCAAAGGTTACGGTGAAGAACAGCCCATCGTTGCCAACGACACGCCGGCACACCGCGCGCTGAACCGCCGGGTGGAAATTGCCATTTTCGCCAACGAGAAGCTGAAGAAGGCGGCAGAAAAAGGAACCATTCCGATTACCAACTGATATTGAAAAGAAAAGCGGTCTCCTTCAGGCCGCTTTCTTATTTTCATTCGTTACTTAATCCAAACAGTTTTAATATTCACGAACTCTTTTATTCCGTAACCGGAAAGCTCTCTTCCGTATCCGGAATTTTTAATGCCTCCAAACGGCAAACGCGGATCAGACTTCACCAAACCATTGACGAATATTGCGCCTGCCTCTATTTTTCGGCCCAGTTCCTCCCCCTTTTTCAAGTCCGAAGTCCAGAGGGAAGCGCCCAGGCCATACAAACTATCATTCGCCACGTTGATGGCTTCCTGCTCGTTCTTCACCGGAAGAACAACCGCCACGGGCCCGAAGGTCTCTTCCATATAAACAGGCATTCCCTTTTTTACATTCGTTAAAATAGTGGGCGAATAATAGTTGCCAATACCCGGTATCCGGCT
Encoded proteins:
- the crcB gene encoding fluoride efflux transporter CrcB, with product MWKEALIVGLGGGLGSIARFLSQKGVERFMDSSFPMGTFVVNIVGSLIIGIVYEMASRGNLLTPEARLFLAVGFCGGFTTFSSFAYNNLTLINERLWQYLFLNVGGSLFAGILAVYLGIIVVRVIF
- a CDS encoding DUF190 domain-containing protein encodes the protein MQLHGKALNLRIQCGETDKYENQPLYEAIVYAARKEGMAGATVFRGVMSFGPSHSIHTIKIFALGGDLPVLIDITDTEERIRKFIPTVEELMEESGKGGLITSQEVEVHRYLPGKKHRKEE
- the eno gene encoding phosphopyruvate hydratase → MLIYKVVGREILDSRGNPTVEVEVTLESGVVGRAAVPSGASTGENEALELRDGDKGRYLGKGVLKAVDNVNNVIADNVIGMSALDQVALDKKLLDLDGTKTKSKLGANAILGVSLAVAKAAAAYLDMPLYRYIGGTNAKTLPVPMMNIINGGSHSDAPIAFQEFMIRPVGAPSFREGLRMGAEVFHHLKKVLSKRNLSTAVGDEGGFAPKLDGTEDALNSIIEAIKNAGYKPGRVEEGGDVSIALDCAASEFYNDGVYDYAKFEGTNGAKRNREEQVNYLADLVNKFPIDSIEDGCDEGDWDGWVMLNKKLGDKCQLVGDDLFVTNVEYLQKGIELDAANSILIKVNQIGTLTETLDAIEMAHRAGYTSVTSHRSGETEDATIADIAVATNSGQIKTGSLSRTDRMAKYNQLLRIEEELGKSAIYGYKKVKKA
- a CDS encoding OmpA family protein, whose amino-acid sequence is MNIQKLFISRGKRYTAFILLLTILLTGCKTMNNAGKGAIIGTGAGAALGAGIGKLAGNTAIGAIIGAGVGGATGAVIGNYMDKQAAEMQKDLEGAKVERVGEGIKITFDSGILFALNSSALSQQSKDQLDKLSQILNKYSDTNILVEGHTDNTGTAEYNMKLSERRAQSVASYLEGHNVAYTRITTKGYGEEQPIVANDTPAHRALNRRVEIAIFANEKLKKAAEKGTIPITN